The nucleotide sequence TGCTTCACCTGCTGATTCAAAAAGGGGTTGTTGAACCCCTTCAGGAAAACAAGAAGAAATAGAAAGGGCGGACATTTGTCCGCCTTTTTCAGTGCTCTCTTTCCTGCTGTGTTTTCAGCAAGTCACGAATTTCTGTTAAAAGTTTTTCCTCATTGGTCAGGATAGGGACAGGCTTTTGCTCGTCCTTAGTTTTAAACCGTTCAAATAAGCGGACAAATAAGAACACAGAAAACGCAATGATGAAGAAATCGATAATGGTTTGGATGAAGGCGCCGTACTTTACGATTGCTTTTCCGAAGGCGTAATCCAGTCCGGAAAAGTTTACTCCTCCAATAAGAATCCCGATCAGCGGCATTACGATGTCATTGACAAGAGATGTGACAATTTTGCCGAAAGCTGTACCGATGATAACCCCGACAGCAAGGTCAATGACGTTGCCTTTTATGGCAAACTTTTTAAAATCTTTTAGCATAGATCTGTCTCCTTCTCCTGTTTTTCCATCTCTAGTATAGACCAATGAGGGCAAATGTAAATCCGTCATCATAAGGAGAACGCTCGTGGGCACCCTATAAATGGGTGAATGTCATGAAAAAAATCTGTTTTGCCGTTATGCTCCTATTTAGTGCACTGTCAGCCGGGCCGGCGTATGCAGCCTTTTCGTTTGAAGAGGGAGATGAGACGGTTGTCTGGCTGACGGATACACAGTATTATGCAAAAACCTACCCTGAAATCATGATCAAGCAAATTCAATGGATTATTGAAAACAGGGATCAATACAATATTAAGTATGTTTTCCATACAGGCGATCTTGTGAACGAACCGAACGATGAGGTGCAGTGGGAACGGACTGATCAGATCATGAAGATGCTTGATATGACCCGTATTCCCTATGGTGTTCTGGCGGGGAACCATGACCTTGTTCACGGAGACGATCCATACCGGGTGTTTACAGACAATTTCGGCTATCACCGGTTTATCCGGCAGCCTTTTTACGGGGGCTCGTTTGAAAATAA is from Bacillus sp. FSL H8-0547 and encodes:
- the mscL gene encoding large conductance mechanosensitive channel protein MscL, with translation MLKDFKKFAIKGNVIDLAVGVIIGTAFGKIVTSLVNDIVMPLIGILIGGVNFSGLDYAFGKAIVKYGAFIQTIIDFFIIAFSVFLFVRLFERFKTKDEQKPVPILTNEEKLLTEIRDLLKTQQEREH